In Bacillus toyonensis BCT-7112, a single window of DNA contains:
- a CDS encoding ABC transporter ATP-binding protein yields the protein MKTMLEAKGISKIYDTGGNTFEALKDIHLQVKEGEFVGIMGPSGSGKTTLLNVLSTIDTASKGEILIDGKDIVKMNDDELALFRRNHLGFIFQDYNLLDTLTVRENIALPLALSKVKAKEVELRVETIAKKFGIDHILNQYPYEASGGQKQRCAASRAIVTNPSMIFGDEPTGALDSKSATDLLESMKTLNEKDRVTILMVTHDAFAASYCKRVVFIKDGKLYKELHRGDMTRKQFLQQIIDVMSSISGGAINELI from the coding sequence ATGAAAACAATGTTAGAGGCGAAAGGGATTTCGAAAATATATGATACAGGCGGGAATACGTTTGAAGCGTTGAAAGATATTCATTTACAGGTAAAAGAAGGAGAGTTTGTCGGTATTATGGGACCGTCTGGTTCTGGTAAGACGACACTTTTAAATGTCCTTTCTACCATTGATACAGCTTCAAAAGGTGAGATTTTAATTGATGGAAAAGATATTGTGAAGATGAATGATGATGAATTGGCGCTATTTCGTCGTAATCATTTAGGATTCATTTTTCAAGATTATAACTTGTTAGATACGTTAACAGTACGAGAAAATATTGCACTGCCACTCGCTTTATCAAAAGTGAAGGCGAAAGAAGTAGAATTACGAGTCGAGACGATTGCGAAGAAGTTTGGAATAGATCATATTTTAAATCAATATCCGTATGAAGCATCAGGTGGACAAAAACAGCGCTGTGCAGCATCAAGAGCGATTGTAACAAATCCAAGTATGATTTTTGGGGATGAGCCAACGGGTGCACTTGATTCAAAGTCAGCGACAGATTTATTAGAAAGCATGAAAACATTAAACGAAAAAGATCGTGTAACAATTTTAATGGTAACGCATGATGCATTTGCGGCAAGTTATTGTAAACGTGTTGTATTTATTAAAGATGGCAAGTTATACAAAGAATTACACCGCGGGGATATGACACGCAAACAATTCCTCCAACAAATTATTGATGTGATGTCTTCAATTTCTGGAGGTGCTATAAATGAGCTTATCTAG
- a CDS encoding YxeA family protein encodes MKRFILGSLLVIVAGAAYLLNGSATIDRMNPFLDLEYRYAVIDNDGKELDGNKGREYTVKAYDEKGEVKEVTINGVDELPIGSYWHVITRGKFLHDKVQIDVDKIPDGAKAELGL; translated from the coding sequence ATGAAAAGATTTATTTTAGGATCATTACTTGTGATTGTAGCAGGGGCGGCATATTTATTAAATGGGAGTGCTACAATTGATCGAATGAACCCATTTCTTGATTTAGAATATCGTTATGCAGTGATCGATAATGATGGAAAAGAGTTAGATGGAAATAAAGGTCGTGAGTATACAGTAAAAGCTTATGATGAAAAAGGAGAGGTAAAAGAAGTTACGATTAATGGGGTAGATGAATTACCGATAGGATCGTATTGGCATGTAATTACAAGAGGGAAGTTTTTACACGATAAAGTGCAAATAGATGTAGATAAAATTCCTGATGGTGCGAAGGCAGAGTTAGGACTGTAA
- a CDS encoding DedA family protein, with protein sequence MELHELLSYIEQYGYWALFFCLWLGIIGMPIPDEMIVMSGGFVSSLGILSVIPAFLLTYLGVVSGLSLGYILGKIFGTKVLHKLMKKKKAKYFIKSQEMVEAYGHYALITSYFIPVVRHIVPYLVGMNNMSFKTYVLYSYTTGFVWTLVYFVLGSIFGQHIESIVAIAIEYGVYFGGIIAVIVSVFYLYRQKRNTVMSK encoded by the coding sequence ATGGAATTACATGAATTATTATCATACATTGAACAGTACGGGTATTGGGCATTATTTTTCTGTTTATGGTTAGGAATTATCGGTATGCCAATTCCAGATGAAATGATTGTGATGAGCGGAGGATTTGTATCTTCATTAGGTATATTAAGTGTTATTCCTGCGTTTTTATTAACATATTTAGGCGTTGTGTCCGGGCTTTCTTTAGGATATATATTAGGGAAAATATTTGGGACAAAAGTACTCCATAAATTAATGAAAAAGAAGAAGGCGAAGTATTTTATAAAATCACAAGAAATGGTCGAGGCATACGGACATTACGCACTAATTACGAGTTATTTCATACCGGTTGTAAGACATATCGTGCCGTATTTAGTTGGAATGAATAACATGTCATTTAAGACGTATGTTTTATATTCCTATACGACAGGCTTTGTTTGGACGCTCGTTTACTTTGTGCTTGGTTCTATATTTGGACAACATATTGAAAGTATTGTGGCGATTGCGATAGAGTATGGAGTGTATTTTGGAGGAATCATCGCAGTGATTGTGAGTGTGTTTTATTTATACAGACAAAAAAGGAATACAGTGATGAGTAAATAA
- a CDS encoding class I SAM-dependent methyltransferase, with translation MQLITFLHEFIKHPKHTGAIAPSSKILAKKMVDVIDFNKAKCIVELGPGTGVFTKEIMKRKKKETIFLLIEINEVFCKELKRKFKDEKNVIVVHGSAENIKKYMEEFNIECIDYVLSGLPFTSLPEEVSKRILNNAMEAIHENGEFITFQYSLVKKGFIQHFFPEITLEKVWLNFPPAYVFSCKKELRRAYA, from the coding sequence ATGCAACTCATAACATTCTTACATGAATTTATTAAACATCCGAAACATACTGGTGCAATTGCACCAAGTTCAAAAATATTAGCAAAGAAAATGGTAGATGTAATTGATTTTAATAAAGCGAAATGCATTGTAGAGTTAGGTCCTGGTACAGGAGTCTTTACGAAAGAAATTATGAAGAGAAAGAAGAAGGAAACAATATTTCTTCTTATTGAAATTAATGAAGTGTTTTGCAAAGAGCTAAAGAGAAAATTTAAAGATGAAAAGAACGTCATTGTTGTACATGGTTCAGCTGAAAATATAAAGAAGTATATGGAAGAGTTCAATATAGAATGCATTGATTACGTCTTATCAGGATTGCCTTTTACTTCTTTACCAGAAGAAGTTTCAAAACGTATTTTAAACAATGCAATGGAAGCGATACATGAGAATGGGGAATTCATAACATTTCAATATTCACTTGTGAAAAAAGGCTTTATACAGCATTTCTTCCCTGAAATTACATTAGAAAAGGTGTGGCTCAATTTCCCGCCAGCTTACGTCTTTAGCTGTAAAAAAGAGCTAAGGAGAGCGTATGCATAA
- a CDS encoding ABC transporter permease: MTLSSIALRNIQRNFKDYFVYFASMIFSIVIYFTFKALQYNSQMEKAAEASKKISGAFQVSSVMLIIFVAVFIIYSNGFFTRKRKKEVGLYSLLGIRKRQIGKMLFYENMLMGLMSLVIGIAIGSVLSKLFLELLVSMMGLNLNVHFEVPMAAIIDTAIIFLVIILYTSLQGYRLIYRFKLIELFRAEREGEAMPKGSVIMALISVFLIGSGYFLALMFMKAVKYADFMAIALYILLATVLGTYLLFMFFTVFVLKRARNNKSSFYNGMNMVTTSQLLYRIKGNAKSLATISILSAVTLTAVGTSVTMYYNTFTQSKAVAPYSYSYEKKDAELDKKVNAIFAEEKENHPVKNQFEVEMVPVKGKFEGAKVDFIFNMNYSISEKYQFISQSEFNKLAQKIDAETVNVAAGEAFIYDSSYIEGYEFSPEYKGNKAVFQIGNETKTLKIQGANNNAITNLGELVVVVPDEMYEQAKQAFGTRVVKNIDVKDERNSKLLTEKLKKVMPAGESEMAPPFRDFYTGFHMGLEATGLMMFIGMFLGLVFLLATGSIIYFKQLTEASADRERYVVLHKIGVTKQEMKKAIAKQVSFIFAIPLVIGILHSLFALKGLGNILPFEIMIPLLISIGVYSVIYIGYYFLTVRSYYKIVSAK, encoded by the coding sequence ATGACCTTATCTAGCATTGCCCTCCGCAACATACAGCGGAACTTTAAAGACTACTTTGTATATTTTGCATCTATGATTTTTAGTATCGTCATTTACTTTACATTTAAAGCACTGCAATATAATTCACAAATGGAAAAAGCAGCGGAAGCCTCTAAAAAAATTAGCGGTGCGTTTCAAGTTTCAAGTGTGATGCTTATCATTTTCGTAGCAGTGTTCATTATATATTCGAACGGATTCTTTACACGTAAACGTAAAAAAGAAGTTGGCTTATATTCGTTATTAGGTATTCGTAAAAGACAAATTGGTAAAATGCTCTTTTATGAAAATATGTTAATGGGATTAATGTCATTAGTAATTGGGATTGCGATTGGTAGTGTCCTTTCAAAATTATTCCTTGAGTTATTAGTAAGTATGATGGGATTAAACTTAAACGTTCATTTTGAAGTACCGATGGCGGCCATTATTGATACAGCAATTATTTTCCTTGTGATTATTTTATATACATCGCTCCAAGGATATCGTTTAATTTATCGCTTTAAATTAATTGAACTTTTCCGTGCGGAACGTGAAGGAGAAGCAATGCCAAAAGGATCAGTCATTATGGCATTAATTTCAGTTTTCTTAATCGGTTCAGGTTATTTCTTAGCATTAATGTTCATGAAGGCAGTTAAGTATGCAGACTTTATGGCAATTGCACTTTATATTTTACTTGCGACAGTATTAGGTACGTACTTACTATTTATGTTCTTTACTGTATTCGTATTGAAACGTGCAAGAAATAATAAATCATCGTTTTATAACGGTATGAATATGGTAACGACGTCACAGCTACTATATCGTATTAAAGGGAATGCAAAGTCACTTGCGACAATTTCTATTTTAAGTGCGGTAACATTAACAGCAGTTGGTACGTCAGTTACGATGTATTACAACACATTTACACAATCAAAAGCAGTTGCACCATACAGCTACTCTTATGAGAAGAAAGATGCAGAACTAGATAAGAAAGTAAATGCGATTTTTGCTGAAGAGAAAGAAAATCATCCTGTAAAAAATCAATTTGAAGTTGAGATGGTTCCTGTAAAAGGAAAGTTTGAAGGAGCTAAAGTCGATTTTATCTTTAATATGAACTACAGTATCTCAGAGAAATATCAATTTATATCTCAATCTGAATTCAACAAACTTGCGCAAAAAATCGATGCGGAAACAGTGAATGTAGCTGCTGGTGAAGCCTTTATATATGATAGTTCTTATATTGAAGGGTATGAGTTTAGCCCTGAATATAAAGGAAATAAAGCGGTATTCCAAATTGGAAATGAAACGAAGACATTGAAGATCCAAGGTGCAAATAATAATGCAATTACGAATTTAGGTGAATTAGTTGTTGTCGTTCCAGATGAAATGTATGAACAAGCGAAGCAAGCATTTGGAACACGTGTTGTGAAAAATATTGATGTAAAAGATGAAAGAAACAGTAAATTATTAACAGAAAAATTAAAAAAAGTGATGCCAGCTGGTGAATCAGAAATGGCACCACCATTTAGAGACTTCTATACTGGTTTCCATATGGGACTTGAAGCAACTGGACTAATGATGTTCATCGGAATGTTCTTGGGACTTGTATTCTTACTAGCAACAGGTTCTATTATTTACTTCAAGCAGCTAACAGAAGCAAGTGCAGATCGTGAGCGTTACGTTGTCCTTCATAAAATCGGTGTAACGAAACAAGAAATGAAAAAAGCTATTGCAAAACAAGTGAGCTTTATCTTTGCAATTCCGTTAGTAATCGGAATTCTACACAGTTTGTTTGCATTAAAAGGTTTAGGGAACATACTACCATTTGAAATTATGATTCCGCTTCTAATTAGTATCGGAGTATACAGCGTTATTTATATCGGATATTATTTCTTAACAGTTCGCTCTTATTATAAGATTGTGAGTGCGAAGTAA
- a CDS encoding ABC transporter ATP-binding protein, giving the protein MKTVLEAKNIEKVYDTGGNKFAALKGINLQVKEGEFVGIMGPSGSGKTTLLNVLSTIDNATNGEILIDGKDIVKMNDDKLALFRRDHLGFIFQDYNLLDTLTVKENIALPLALSKVKANEIDRRVLEIAKKFGIDHILSQFPYQVSGGQKQRCAASRAIVTNPSMIFGDEPTGALDSKSATDLLESMKSLNEYDNSTILMVTHDAFAASYCKRVIFIKDGELYKELHRGESTRKQFFQKIVDVMSSISGGMADDLI; this is encoded by the coding sequence ATGAAAACAGTGTTAGAAGCAAAAAATATTGAAAAAGTGTACGACACGGGTGGTAATAAATTTGCAGCGTTAAAAGGTATTAACTTACAAGTAAAAGAAGGTGAGTTCGTTGGAATTATGGGACCTTCTGGTTCTGGTAAGACGACTTTACTAAATGTTCTTTCTACAATTGATAATGCGACGAACGGTGAAATTTTAATTGATGGAAAAGATATTGTGAAGATGAATGATGATAAGCTAGCGTTATTCCGCCGCGATCATTTAGGTTTCATTTTCCAAGATTATAACTTATTAGATACGTTAACAGTGAAAGAGAATATTGCGTTACCTCTTGCTTTATCGAAAGTAAAGGCAAATGAAATTGATCGACGTGTTCTTGAAATTGCGAAAAAGTTCGGTATCGATCATATTTTAAGTCAGTTTCCATATCAAGTATCTGGTGGACAAAAGCAGCGCTGCGCCGCATCGCGTGCAATCGTTACGAATCCAAGTATGATTTTCGGAGACGAGCCAACTGGAGCGCTTGATTCTAAATCAGCGACAGATTTACTTGAAAGTATGAAGTCGTTAAATGAATATGATAACTCTACCATTTTAATGGTAACGCATGATGCATTTGCAGCGAGTTATTGTAAACGAGTTATTTTCATTAAAGATGGTGAACTATATAAAGAATTGCATCGCGGTGAATCGACGCGTAAACAGTTCTTCCAAAAAATCGTTGACGTAATGTCTTCTATTTCTGGAGGTATGGCTGATGACCTTATCTAG
- a CDS encoding AraC family transcriptional regulator, with protein sequence MDSLKNMNAAMHYIEDNLTNEIDFKEVARLALCSEYHFKRMFSFLAGISLSDYIRCRRLTLAAFELKDSNAKVIDVAIKYGYNSPDSFARAFQNLHGITPSEARNSSHSLKAYSPMTFQLSIRGGNEMNYRIEEKEPFQIIGITKRVPIVFNGVNAEIASMWKSLNPESIQTLKSLSNVEPNGIISASTNFSEGRMEEKGELDHYIGVATTKDCPEQFAQLEVATSTWAIFEAVGPFPDALQNVWGRIYSEWFPSSNYELAGGPEILWNESKEISSPNFRSEIWIPVLKK encoded by the coding sequence ATGGATTCACTTAAAAATATGAATGCAGCAATGCACTATATTGAAGATAACCTTACGAATGAAATTGATTTTAAAGAAGTTGCGAGGCTAGCTCTCTGTTCTGAGTATCACTTTAAAAGAATGTTTTCGTTTTTAGCAGGTATATCACTATCTGATTATATTCGCTGTAGACGTCTTACTCTTGCTGCTTTTGAACTAAAAGATAGCAATGCAAAAGTCATTGATGTCGCTATAAAGTATGGGTACAACTCACCGGATTCTTTTGCACGTGCCTTTCAAAACTTGCACGGCATAACACCTTCAGAGGCCCGAAATAGTAGCCATTCTTTGAAAGCTTATTCACCAATGACCTTCCAGTTATCGATCCGAGGAGGAAATGAAATGAACTATCGAATTGAAGAAAAAGAACCATTTCAAATCATTGGTATTACAAAACGAGTACCGATTGTGTTTAACGGTGTAAATGCAGAAATCGCTTCTATGTGGAAAAGTTTAAATCCAGAGTCTATTCAAACATTAAAGTCCCTTTCAAATGTGGAACCAAATGGAATCATTAGTGCTTCTACAAATTTTTCTGAAGGAAGAATGGAGGAAAAAGGCGAACTCGATCATTATATTGGGGTAGCCACAACGAAAGATTGTCCAGAGCAATTCGCGCAACTTGAAGTCGCAACTTCAACATGGGCTATATTTGAAGCTGTCGGTCCATTTCCTGATGCATTACAAAATGTGTGGGGACGTATTTATTCTGAATGGTTCCCTTCTTCAAACTATGAACTAGCAGGAGGTCCGGAAATATTGTGGAATGAAAGTAAAGAGATATCCTCGCCGAATTTCAGAAGCGAGATATGGATACCTGTTTTAAAAAAGTAA
- a CDS encoding putative ABC transporter permease subunit has protein sequence MNTNSLGLLKIRLITQLGLNTFKYEKDKKKKQNKILLTASIALVGVMLMLYCGASAYGLVKLGMSEIIPVYALVISSVLTLFFTIFKANGEIFAFKDYDFLMSLPIRVNTVIASRFLYLYLLNTIFSIIIMLPMGVVYGIHENQSVSFYFMWFISMFIASLIPTTIAAIFGAAITAIASKFKNANKITTILSFIVIITFGFFMLKNGNAQYSLNDMNGIGAIVSEQLTKVYPLANMFQKAIVHADIIAFILFVGISVSWYYLFVKILSLKYKQINTGISTYHMLSNYEINSIRKESVLVALYKKELKRFFSSTVYVINSGMGVVMAIAFSLAVVVVGPSQLIAYPGIEPLLQKIAPFAIAAAISMTCTTCVSLSLEGKNVWIIKSLPIAPKMVYDSKILMNLSLSIPASLISAVLLIIGLKLDVWSSLFIVITPITYSLFSAVWGIFINNRFGYYDWVSETQVIKQSIGSFIGMFGGLIMAVIPAMLIGTGTILNDRVFTFVVVIVLTIITIFLYKNESRRSIK, from the coding sequence ATGAATACTAATAGTTTAGGACTTTTAAAAATCCGGTTAATAACGCAGCTCGGTCTAAACACTTTTAAATATGAAAAAGATAAGAAAAAGAAGCAGAATAAGATTTTGCTGACAGCATCTATTGCTCTAGTTGGTGTCATGCTAATGTTATATTGCGGAGCCTCGGCATATGGATTGGTGAAACTAGGAATGAGTGAAATTATTCCCGTTTATGCACTAGTTATTAGCAGTGTATTAACGTTGTTTTTCACTATATTTAAGGCAAATGGAGAAATTTTTGCTTTTAAGGATTACGACTTTTTAATGTCATTGCCGATTCGTGTAAATACTGTTATTGCAAGTAGATTTTTGTATTTATACTTGCTGAATACAATCTTTTCAATCATAATCATGCTACCGATGGGAGTTGTTTATGGCATACATGAAAATCAATCAGTTTCTTTTTACTTTATGTGGTTCATCAGTATGTTTATAGCATCTTTAATTCCAACAACAATTGCAGCAATCTTTGGAGCTGCGATTACGGCAATCGCTTCTAAATTTAAAAATGCGAATAAAATAACTACGATTTTAAGTTTTATAGTAATTATTACATTCGGTTTCTTTATGCTAAAAAACGGAAATGCTCAATATAGCCTTAATGATATGAACGGAATTGGTGCAATTGTTTCGGAGCAATTAACTAAAGTGTATCCACTAGCTAACATGTTTCAAAAAGCAATTGTTCATGCTGATATTATAGCTTTCATCTTATTCGTCGGGATATCAGTTAGTTGGTATTATCTTTTTGTAAAAATACTTTCGTTAAAATATAAGCAAATAAACACAGGGATTTCCACTTATCATATGCTTTCAAATTATGAGATTAATAGTATAAGAAAAGAAAGTGTATTGGTCGCATTGTATAAAAAAGAGCTGAAACGTTTCTTCTCTTCTACAGTGTATGTCATAAATAGTGGAATGGGAGTCGTGATGGCGATAGCTTTCTCGTTAGCTGTAGTTGTAGTAGGGCCAAGTCAATTAATAGCGTACCCTGGAATTGAGCCCTTGTTGCAAAAGATTGCTCCATTTGCTATTGCAGCAGCGATTTCAATGACGTGTACAACATGTGTGTCATTGTCTTTAGAAGGAAAAAATGTATGGATTATTAAGTCATTGCCTATAGCGCCAAAGATGGTTTATGACAGTAAAATTCTTATGAATCTTTCATTGAGTATACCTGCATCACTTATTAGTGCCGTATTGCTAATAATCGGGTTAAAACTCGATGTTTGGAGTTCTCTTTTCATCGTAATAACACCGATAACATACTCACTCTTTTCGGCAGTATGGGGAATTTTTATTAATAATCGATTTGGTTATTATGATTGGGTATCAGAAACTCAAGTAATAAAACAAAGTATAGGATCGTTTATCGGTATGTTTGGTGGCTTAATTATGGCAGTTATACCTGCCATGTTAATCGGTACCGGTACTATCTTGAACGACAGAGTATTTACTTTTGTAGTTGTTATAGTACTTACGATTATTACTATTTTCTTGTATAAGAACGAGTCGAGAAGAAGTATAAAGTGA
- a CDS encoding ABC transporter ATP-binding protein — MLEIINFSKTYKGGKKAVNHLNITVKAGDIFGFIGHNGAGKSTTIKSLVGVIDFEEGEIFIDGHSVKKDPIACKRVMAYIPDNPDLYEQLTGIQYLNFVADVYKVPAKDREEQIQKYGDAFEITPYLGDLISSYSHGMKQKVAIISAVLHKPKLLVLDEPFVGLDPKAAVVLKGIMKELCEKGSAIFFSTHVLDVAEKLCNKIAMINRGKLALSGEVHSLIKESSLEELFMKELANEY; from the coding sequence ATGTTAGAAATTATAAATTTTAGTAAGACATACAAAGGTGGAAAGAAAGCGGTAAATCATTTAAATATTACTGTTAAAGCAGGAGATATCTTTGGATTTATTGGACATAACGGTGCGGGGAAAAGTACAACAATTAAGTCGTTAGTAGGAGTTATAGATTTTGAAGAGGGCGAAATTTTTATTGATGGACATTCAGTAAAAAAGGATCCGATTGCATGTAAGAGAGTAATGGCGTATATTCCTGATAATCCAGATTTATATGAGCAATTAACAGGAATTCAATATTTGAACTTTGTTGCGGATGTATATAAAGTGCCGGCGAAGGATCGGGAAGAACAGATCCAGAAGTATGGGGATGCCTTTGAGATTACACCTTACTTGGGAGACTTAATATCTTCTTATTCGCATGGCATGAAACAAAAAGTAGCGATTATATCGGCGGTTTTACATAAACCGAAATTACTAGTTTTAGATGAACCTTTCGTTGGTCTTGATCCAAAAGCAGCCGTAGTTTTGAAAGGTATTATGAAAGAGCTTTGTGAAAAAGGAAGTGCGATTTTCTTTTCTACGCACGTTTTAGATGTAGCGGAGAAGTTATGTAATAAAATAGCGATGATAAATAGAGGGAAATTAGCACTTTCAGGGGAAGTGCATTCTTTAATAAAGGAAAGTTCATTGGAAGAACTCTTTATGAAGGAGCTTGCTAATGAATACTAA
- a CDS encoding SdpI family protein codes for MKKHLFAIILIVTTCLAWAFAWPHLPDTIATHWSGGKVDGYSSKFYGMISMVGIMIALYIFLNVIPKIDPRKANYEKFSKAFMMMNNGVLLLLFVGNIDIITSGLGYNLFINRVPELLVGVLFLVMGNYLPRCKPNFFVGMRNPWTLSNEEVWRKTHRFSGKVFVALGIIMIISVFAPADWRSYMMLGIIVVAVIITNLYSYVLYKKEIQL; via the coding sequence ATGAAAAAACATCTTTTCGCAATTATATTAATTGTTACAACTTGTTTAGCTTGGGCGTTTGCTTGGCCACATTTGCCGGATACAATTGCGACACATTGGAGCGGCGGTAAGGTAGATGGCTATTCGTCTAAATTTTACGGAATGATTTCTATGGTCGGAATTATGATTGCATTATATATATTTCTAAATGTGATACCTAAGATTGATCCAAGAAAAGCAAATTATGAGAAATTTTCTAAAGCTTTTATGATGATGAATAATGGGGTACTCCTGCTACTATTTGTAGGGAATATAGATATTATTACAAGTGGATTAGGATATAACTTATTTATTAATCGGGTTCCAGAATTATTAGTGGGTGTTTTATTTTTAGTAATGGGTAATTATTTACCACGGTGTAAGCCAAACTTTTTTGTCGGGATGCGTAATCCATGGACGTTAAGTAATGAAGAAGTGTGGCGGAAAACACATCGATTTAGTGGAAAAGTATTTGTGGCTTTAGGAATTATTATGATTATAAGTGTTTTCGCTCCGGCTGATTGGAGATCTTATATGATGCTGGGGATTATAGTAGTTGCTGTTATTATAACGAATTTATATTCTTACGTTTTATATAAAAAAGAAATACAATTGTGA
- a CDS encoding autorepressor SdpR family transcription factor: MNQAFKALADPTRRKILDLLKEGDLTAGEIAEHFNMTKPSISHHLSALKNAELIQDEKRGQFVVYSLNTTVFQDLLTWVFTFTNKGEEGK; encoded by the coding sequence TTGAATCAAGCATTCAAAGCATTAGCAGATCCAACAAGGCGAAAAATTTTAGACTTATTAAAAGAAGGTGATCTAACCGCTGGTGAAATTGCCGAACATTTCAATATGACGAAACCAAGTATTTCACACCACTTAAGTGCACTTAAAAATGCTGAACTTATTCAAGATGAAAAAAGAGGGCAATTCGTTGTGTACTCTTTAAACACAACTGTCTTTCAAGATTTGTTGACTTGGGTGTTTACGTTTACAAATAAGGGGGAAGAGGGGAAATGA
- a CDS encoding DUF4179 domain-containing protein has protein sequence MSFSNEFKKAMKQEVPKEVKEHAYQSFSQMYKKDSKKKTKKKLLIAGLIAAIVIPTSTMALNNSYFVKSEVKLNDMINDQVKKDAADGKSIQLNEKIVDNGITLHIKEILIQDAKILVYYRFEQQDGSLVPYEFNTTGLDIKSDGKEDGKQVESPHYENKKFNAVQYLHFLSNTHIDNYQKDRIGNPDAPEASTFYLSDEAGKSFETAYANHDKPEGVAIFETLEGEKFPDFLSVHININRIGGTEGTWKTKIPVDMAHKTVQKDSTKNG, from the coding sequence ATGTCGTTTTCAAATGAATTTAAAAAAGCAATGAAACAAGAGGTCCCTAAAGAAGTTAAAGAGCATGCTTATCAATCCTTTAGTCAAATGTATAAAAAAGATAGCAAAAAGAAAACGAAAAAGAAATTATTAATAGCGGGTTTAATAGCGGCTATCGTTATACCGACGAGTACAATGGCGTTAAACAATTCTTATTTTGTAAAGTCGGAAGTAAAATTAAATGACATGATTAATGATCAAGTTAAAAAGGATGCTGCGGATGGAAAGTCTATACAGCTAAATGAAAAAATAGTCGATAATGGTATTACTCTTCATATAAAAGAAATATTAATTCAAGATGCCAAAATACTTGTTTATTATCGTTTTGAACAACAAGATGGTTCGCTCGTTCCATATGAATTTAATACAACTGGGCTTGATATTAAATCTGATGGTAAAGAAGACGGGAAACAAGTAGAGAGTCCACATTATGAAAATAAGAAATTTAATGCTGTGCAATATTTGCATTTTCTTAGTAACACTCATATCGATAATTATCAAAAAGATCGTATTGGTAATCCTGATGCACCAGAGGCAAGTACTTTTTACTTAAGTGATGAAGCAGGAAAGAGCTTTGAAACGGCATACGCTAATCACGACAAACCAGAGGGAGTAGCGATTTTTGAAACGTTAGAAGGTGAAAAATTCCCAGACTTCTTATCTGTCCATATTAATATTAACAGAATTGGAGGAACGGAAGGAACTTGGAAAACGAAAATTCCAGTGGACATGGCGCATAAAACTGTCCAAAAGGACTCTACAAAGAATGGATGA
- a CDS encoding sigma-70 family RNA polymerase sigma factor, whose protein sequence is MASNEDIHIWIERLLKGDEEAFEFIFDLTSQRIYETVFAIVKNRHDTNEIVNEVYFQLWKSISTYDQSRPFLFWLNGIVYKQISQWRKNIWKRMRLFEKQQLRDDPVVDVPEKVLLRKETEEQLLTVIQELPFKFRIVIVYRFYHDYTYEEIAELLQIPIGTVRSRIHRALEKIRNQSSIEIDEEESNSNVVFK, encoded by the coding sequence TTGGCAAGTAATGAAGATATACATATCTGGATAGAACGTTTATTAAAAGGCGATGAGGAGGCTTTTGAATTTATATTTGATTTAACGAGTCAGAGAATATATGAAACTGTCTTCGCTATAGTTAAAAATCGGCATGATACAAATGAAATCGTAAATGAAGTTTACTTTCAACTTTGGAAATCTATTTCAACATATGATCAATCTAGACCGTTTCTATTTTGGTTGAATGGAATTGTTTACAAACAGATTAGTCAGTGGAGAAAAAATATATGGAAGAGGATGCGCTTATTTGAAAAACAACAATTACGTGATGATCCAGTTGTAGACGTTCCCGAAAAAGTATTATTAAGAAAAGAAACAGAAGAGCAGTTATTAACGGTGATACAAGAACTTCCATTTAAATTTAGAATAGTAATCGTGTATCGCTTTTACCACGATTATACGTATGAAGAAATTGCAGAACTATTACAAATCCCTATAGGTACAGTGAGGTCTAGAATTCACAGAGCGTTAGAAAAAATTCGGAATCAGTCTAGTATAGAAATAGATGAGGAGGAATCTAATTCAAATGTCGTTTTCAAATGA